One part of the bacterium genome encodes these proteins:
- a CDS encoding transketolase, whose amino-acid sequence MTEITDSTIKRLELKANEIRQSIIRMLVEAGSGHTAGPLGMADIFTALYFHILKHDPKNPKWEERDRLVLSNGHICPVLYATMAHAGYFPLDELKTLRKFGTRLQGHPHREYLPFLENSSGPLGSGLSQAVGMALADRIDNGKTSQRYIYCLLSDGEHDAGNMWEGAMLAGKEKLRNLIAFVDRNNIQIDGFTEDIMPLESLRAKWEAWNWHVLEIDGHNFEEIIDAVNEAKAIFEKPSVIIAHTIPGKGVAEFERKYEWHGKPPNKEEAQKALAELRTLGGRIRSEHE is encoded by the coding sequence ATGACCGAAATCACCGACTCCACAATTAAGCGATTGGAACTCAAGGCGAACGAAATTCGTCAATCGATAATCAGAATGCTTGTTGAAGCCGGTTCGGGACATACCGCCGGCCCTTTGGGCATGGCGGATATTTTTACCGCTCTTTATTTTCACATTCTTAAACACGACCCGAAAAATCCGAAATGGGAGGAGCGCGACAGGCTCGTGCTTTCAAACGGGCATATCTGTCCCGTACTCTACGCGACAATGGCGCATGCGGGATATTTCCCCCTGGATGAGCTTAAGACATTAAGAAAATTCGGAACCCGGTTACAAGGGCATCCTCATCGTGAATATTTGCCATTCCTTGAAAACAGCTCCGGTCCCCTCGGGTCGGGTCTCTCTCAAGCCGTTGGCATGGCCCTTGCCGACAGGATCGATAATGGAAAAACTTCACAGCGATACATTTACTGCCTATTGAGTGATGGGGAACATGATGCGGGAAATATGTGGGAGGGGGCGATGCTTGCGGGCAAAGAAAAACTCCGTAACCTCATTGCCTTTGTGGACCGTAATAATATCCAAATTGACGGCTTTACCGAAGACATCATGCCCCTTGAGTCATTGCGTGCAAAATGGGAAGCGTGGAACTGGCACGTATTGGAAATCGATGGACATAACTTTGAAGAAATTATTGACGCGGTTAACGAAGCCAAAGCCATTTTTGAAAAACCCAGTGTGATTATTGCTCACACAATTCCAGGAAAAGGTGTTGCCGAATTTGAACGAAAGTATGAATGGCACGGAAAACCGCCGAATAAAGAAGAGGCGCAAAAAGCGCTGGCGGAACTTCGTACTCTCGGCGGGCGCATTCGCAGTGAACACGAATAG
- the gap gene encoding type I glyceraldehyde-3-phosphate dehydrogenase: MSEKVRVAINGAGRIGRAFLKIALKREEMELVAINDLGDVSNMAYLLKYDTVYGVNPSSISVSQDGKKIVIDGKEILCLSEKDPGKLPWKDLSIDVVVESTGFFASYEKARAHISAGAKRVVISAPVKENPKDESEATVLMGINDDSLKTCEVSSNASCTTNAGSPVIQILHETIGIEKALLNTVHAYTATQSIVDSPGSKDFRNGRAAAQNIIPASTGAAISTTEVVKDLKGLFDGIAIRVPVAAGSIADITFISKRPTSAEEVNDIFRKAAKEKRWQNIFTVTEDPIVSSDILGSHYASIVDLALTRVVGGNLVKVLAWYDNEVGYTYTLVEHVIKTGHFAK; the protein is encoded by the coding sequence ATGAGCGAAAAAGTACGCGTAGCCATTAACGGAGCCGGACGCATCGGCAGAGCATTCCTCAAAATCGCTCTCAAAAGGGAAGAAATGGAACTCGTGGCCATAAATGACCTGGGAGATGTTTCCAATATGGCGTATCTTCTCAAATATGACACTGTATATGGCGTCAACCCTTCTTCAATTTCGGTAAGTCAGGACGGGAAAAAAATCGTTATCGATGGCAAGGAAATTTTATGCCTCTCCGAAAAGGACCCGGGCAAGTTGCCATGGAAGGACCTTTCCATAGATGTTGTTGTCGAATCGACAGGATTCTTTGCTTCGTACGAAAAAGCTCGCGCACACATTTCTGCTGGCGCAAAACGAGTCGTTATTTCAGCTCCGGTTAAAGAAAATCCGAAGGATGAAAGTGAAGCTACTGTTCTCATGGGCATTAACGACGACTCTCTTAAAACATGCGAGGTCAGTTCAAATGCATCGTGCACAACCAACGCCGGCAGTCCCGTCATCCAAATTCTTCACGAAACGATAGGAATAGAAAAAGCTCTGCTTAACACCGTCCACGCATATACCGCCACACAATCTATTGTTGACTCTCCGGGAAGCAAAGATTTCAGAAACGGCCGGGCTGCGGCGCAAAATATTATTCCCGCTTCAACAGGCGCGGCGATTTCTACCACCGAAGTAGTCAAAGACCTTAAGGGACTTTTTGACGGCATTGCGATTCGTGTACCCGTTGCCGCGGGTTCGATTGCCGATATTACATTTATTTCAAAACGCCCGACTTCTGCGGAAGAAGTAAACGATATTTTCAGAAAAGCGGCAAAAGAAAAACGCTGGCAAAATATTTTTACCGTAACCGAAGACCCGATTGTTTCTTCGGATATTTTGGGCAGCCATTACGCTTCAATCGTTGACCTCGCGCTTACCCGCGTTGTTGGAGGAAATCTCGTAAAAGTGCTTGCGTGGTATGACAATGAAGTGGGGTATACATATACACTTGTCGAGCATGTGATAAAAACAGGGCATTTTGCCAAATAG
- a CDS encoding carbohydrate kinase family protein, whose product MSKSFDLIAIGDVVSDAFIRIRDASVNCDLNTEHCLLSFRFGDKIPYEFVEVVRAVGNSANAVVSASRLGLKTAFISDIGSDENGEGCLEELKQNAVDTTYITTHSGRETNYHYVLWYEDERTILVKHQEYEYVLPQFETPKWIYLSSLAENSLPYQEEIAEYLKGHPEVKLVFQPGTFQIRLGYKKLQELYSLSYLFFCNVDEAKRILSLTEEIEIFPLLKKMRELGPKIMVITDGRKGAYVYDGETAWFMPTYPDPKPAYERTGAGDAFASTFTSAMILGKTIPEALSWAPINSMSVVQEIGAQKGLLTRETLENYLKIAPPDYAPRKIS is encoded by the coding sequence ATGTCAAAATCCTTTGACCTCATTGCTATCGGTGACGTGGTATCCGACGCGTTCATACGCATCAGGGACGCATCCGTCAATTGCGACCTCAACACAGAGCACTGCCTTCTTTCGTTTCGCTTCGGAGACAAGATTCCGTATGAATTCGTGGAAGTTGTGCGAGCCGTGGGAAATAGCGCCAATGCCGTGGTGTCCGCCTCGCGGCTTGGTTTAAAAACCGCCTTTATATCCGATATCGGAAGCGATGAGAACGGCGAAGGATGCCTTGAGGAGTTGAAGCAAAATGCCGTTGACACGACATATATCACCACTCACTCAGGAAGAGAAACAAATTACCACTATGTACTATGGTACGAAGATGAACGAACCATCCTTGTTAAACACCAGGAGTATGAGTACGTTTTGCCGCAGTTTGAAACACCGAAATGGATTTATTTGAGTTCTCTTGCCGAAAATTCCCTGCCCTACCAGGAAGAAATTGCCGAATACCTTAAGGGACACCCTGAGGTTAAGCTTGTTTTTCAGCCCGGGACGTTTCAAATAAGACTTGGATATAAAAAACTTCAAGAGTTGTATTCATTATCATATCTCTTTTTCTGCAACGTCGATGAAGCAAAACGAATACTGTCGCTTACGGAAGAAATCGAAATCTTTCCCCTATTGAAAAAAATGCGCGAATTGGGGCCAAAAATTATGGTAATCACCGACGGACGCAAGGGTGCATACGTTTATGATGGAGAGACCGCCTGGTTTATGCCCACCTACCCGGATCCCAAACCAGCCTACGAAAGAACCGGCGCGGGGGATGCATTCGCTTCTACATTCACAAGCGCTATGATATTGGGGAAAACTATACCGGAAGCGCTTTCATGGGCTCCTATAAATTCAATGTCGGTTGTGCAGGAAATCGGAGCTCAAAAAGGACTCTTGACCCGAGAGACTCTTGAAAATTATCTGAAAATTGCCCCCCCCGATTACGCACCCCGAAAAATCTCGTAA
- a CDS encoding lytic murein transglycosylase, translating into MYFFRLISISLFLSLAIVFPASAQTSVDEAVAAQEAKLRAELASLEAEIKAQQGILSEKQKESVSLERDVAILNAEITKAQLNIRAQNILIQQLGKDITVKTATIKELEEHLEQGRESLAELVRKTNEIDSFSLAEVILAGENFSDFFSDLDAYSSVKRSLSERFEELRTTKIIQETEKNTLSSRRDKETDIRAGIEADKRLVEKKENEKQALLSISKNQEKAYETVLKEREKRAAQIRSALFSLRDTAAIPFGTALNYANEAYAKTGVRPAFLLAILTQESNLGQNVGTCNRPGDPPEKNWRAIMPGPNDKSNRDDETKFLQITAELGLDPDSMPLSCPWQGGWGGAMGPAQFIPSTWSMYKSRIAAAIGKSVPNPWDPRDAFMASAIFLSDLGASEGGYTAERRAALKYYAGGNWNKPQNAFYGDGVMQKAQNIQETMIDPLNL; encoded by the coding sequence ATGTATTTTTTTCGTTTAATTTCTATTTCACTGTTTCTTTCCCTGGCAATTGTTTTTCCGGCATCCGCGCAGACTTCCGTAGACGAAGCGGTTGCCGCCCAAGAGGCGAAGTTGCGAGCGGAACTGGCCTCTCTTGAGGCGGAGATCAAAGCACAACAGGGGATTTTGAGTGAAAAACAAAAAGAGTCTGTTTCTTTGGAACGTGATGTTGCCATTCTTAATGCCGAAATCACAAAGGCGCAATTGAACATACGAGCGCAGAATATTCTTATTCAGCAATTAGGCAAAGACATCACTGTCAAAACAGCAACGATAAAAGAGCTTGAAGAGCATCTTGAACAAGGACGAGAGTCTCTTGCCGAACTTGTCAGAAAAACAAACGAAATAGATTCTTTTTCCCTTGCAGAGGTGATACTTGCGGGAGAAAATTTCTCAGATTTTTTTTCAGACCTCGACGCCTATTCTTCGGTTAAACGGTCTCTCAGTGAACGATTTGAGGAATTGCGGACAACAAAAATAATCCAGGAAACCGAAAAAAACACATTAAGCAGCCGGCGTGATAAAGAGACAGACATTAGAGCCGGTATAGAAGCAGACAAACGCTTGGTGGAGAAAAAAGAGAACGAAAAACAAGCCCTCCTCTCAATCAGTAAAAACCAGGAAAAGGCCTATGAAACGGTTCTTAAAGAGCGTGAAAAAAGGGCCGCCCAAATCCGTTCCGCCTTGTTCAGTCTGCGTGATACCGCAGCCATTCCGTTCGGGACAGCTCTCAATTATGCGAACGAAGCATATGCAAAAACCGGTGTCCGTCCTGCTTTTCTTCTTGCCATCCTGACGCAGGAATCGAACCTTGGTCAAAATGTCGGAACGTGCAACCGTCCCGGCGACCCGCCTGAAAAAAACTGGCGGGCGATTATGCCGGGACCGAATGATAAATCAAACCGCGACGATGAAACGAAGTTTCTTCAAATTACCGCAGAACTCGGTTTGGACCCTGATTCGATGCCTTTATCTTGTCCGTGGCAAGGAGGGTGGGGAGGAGCAATGGGTCCGGCACAGTTTATTCCTTCTACGTGGAGTATGTATAAATCACGCATAGCGGCTGCCATTGGCAAAAGCGTGCCTAATCCATGGGATCCCCGTGATGCTTTTATGGCATCGGCAATCTTTCTTTCCGATTTGGGGGCTTCCGAAGGCGGGTATACCGCCGAGCGCAGAGCCGCTCTCAAATATTATGCGGGCGGAAACTGGAACAAACCTCAAAACGCCTTTTATGGCGACGGTGTTATGCAAAAGGCCCAAAATATCCAGGAAACCATGATAGACCCGCTTAATCTTTAG
- a CDS encoding DoxX family membrane protein: MQKFAPVVVRIGVSLVFLWFGFSQIGNPSTWFGFLPDWIPMSYQTIFIYINGGFEIVFGTLLLLGVFTRVAALLLALHLAGIVVTVGYSAIGVRDFGLTLATLSVFLHGPDAFTIDSRSRPS, from the coding sequence ATGCAAAAATTCGCTCCCGTTGTCGTTCGTATCGGCGTAAGCTTGGTTTTTTTGTGGTTCGGTTTCTCCCAAATAGGTAATCCATCAACGTGGTTTGGGTTTTTGCCCGACTGGATACCAATGTCTTATCAGACGATTTTTATCTACATAAACGGTGGTTTTGAAATTGTCTTCGGGACGCTACTTCTTTTAGGCGTGTTTACGCGAGTAGCGGCTCTGCTTCTTGCTCTGCATCTTGCTGGAATCGTTGTCACAGTCGGCTACAGTGCCATAGGAGTGCGGGATTTCGGTTTAACACTCGCGACCCTCTCTGTTTTTCTTCACGGTCCTGACGCTTTTACAATAGATTCACGAAGCCGCCCGTCTTAA
- a CDS encoding FAD-binding oxidoreductase — translation MDYSKQIKEFFKGEVLQDEATLATYSVDTSLINVRPKLVVFPKDTEDIKNLVRFVNEHRKEDPTLSITVRAAGTDMSGGPLNESIIADVSKHISGVPSVNTVTRTVKVLPGTFYRDFEKETFKHGLLLPCYPASKNLCAIGGMIGNNCAGEKTLVYGKMEDYIESLKVVFADGNEYEVRPLSRDELQRKMSQGDFEGDVYKKIYELIEQNKEAIMAAKPKVKKNSSGLYLWNVWQGEKFNLCRLIVGSQGTLGIVTEATLNLVPTKKHSLLYVIFLNDLKPVAPLVNELLKFQPESLESYDDHTLKLAIRFLPGIWKSMKAKNFLKFILSFLPEVGMVLTGGLPKLVVLAEFAGNDKDQLEETLKKVEEQIKKFHLKTHITRSPEEASKYWTIRRESFNLLRQHVHGRRTAAFIDDIVVNPEHLPEFWPKLMKLLDDYKLVYTVAGHAGSGNFHVIPLMDMKKEENHKIVIELSEKVYDLVLAYGGSITAEHNDGIIRTPYLKKMFGEKILALFQETNLIFDPLDIFNPGKKGAREIKYLKQHLVYI, via the coding sequence ATGGATTATTCCAAACAGATAAAAGAATTTTTTAAAGGAGAGGTGTTGCAGGATGAAGCAACACTCGCCACGTACAGTGTAGACACAAGCCTTATCAATGTACGGCCAAAACTGGTCGTATTTCCCAAAGACACGGAGGACATAAAGAATCTTGTGCGATTCGTAAACGAACACAGAAAAGAGGACCCAACCCTTTCAATAACCGTCCGTGCGGCCGGGACCGATATGTCGGGCGGGCCGCTCAATGAATCGATTATCGCCGATGTGAGTAAACACATATCGGGTGTCCCCTCGGTTAATACGGTGACTCGGACGGTTAAAGTATTGCCAGGGACATTTTATAGGGACTTCGAAAAAGAAACTTTTAAGCATGGTTTGTTGCTTCCGTGCTACCCAGCCTCAAAAAATCTTTGCGCCATCGGCGGGATGATAGGGAATAATTGTGCCGGTGAGAAAACACTTGTATACGGAAAAATGGAAGATTACATAGAGTCGCTTAAAGTCGTGTTTGCGGACGGCAATGAGTACGAAGTGCGGCCACTGTCCAGAGACGAACTGCAAAGAAAAATGAGCCAGGGGGATTTTGAGGGCGATGTATATAAAAAAATATATGAACTGATTGAGCAGAATAAAGAAGCAATAATGGCGGCGAAACCGAAGGTTAAAAAAAATTCCTCGGGTCTGTACCTGTGGAATGTGTGGCAAGGAGAAAAATTCAATCTCTGTCGTTTAATTGTCGGTTCCCAAGGAACACTTGGTATTGTAACGGAGGCGACATTAAATCTCGTACCGACAAAAAAACACTCGCTTCTCTATGTCATTTTCCTCAACGATTTAAAACCGGTAGCGCCTCTGGTAAATGAACTTTTGAAATTCCAACCTGAAAGCCTTGAATCCTACGACGACCACACCCTTAAATTGGCAATCAGATTTCTTCCCGGAATCTGGAAATCAATGAAGGCAAAAAATTTCTTAAAGTTTATATTAAGTTTCCTTCCCGAAGTCGGAATGGTTTTAACGGGTGGTCTGCCAAAACTTGTCGTACTGGCCGAATTTGCAGGCAATGATAAAGACCAGCTTGAGGAAACTCTTAAAAAAGTCGAGGAGCAAATAAAAAAATTCCATCTCAAAACCCACATTACCCGCTCTCCCGAAGAAGCATCGAAGTACTGGACCATTCGTCGGGAAAGTTTCAATCTTTTACGCCAGCATGTCCATGGCAGACGCACCGCAGCATTTATTGACGATATAGTTGTAAATCCGGAACATCTTCCAGAATTTTGGCCTAAGTTGATGAAACTGCTCGATGACTACAAACTTGTCTACACCGTTGCCGGTCATGCGGGAAGCGGGAACTTCCACGTCATCCCTTTAATGGATATGAAAAAGGAAGAAAATCACAAAATTGTGATTGAACTTTCTGAAAAAGTGTATGACTTGGTCCTTGCGTATGGGGGTTCGATTACGGCCGAGCACAACGATGGCATCATACGGACGCCGTATCTCAAAAAAATGTTTGGCGAAAAGATACTTGCGCTCTTTCAGGAGACAAATCTTATCTTTGACCCGCTTGATATTTTCAATCCCGGCAAAAAAGGTGCGCGGGAAATCAAATACCTCAAACAGCATTTGGTATACATATAG
- a CDS encoding DUF2061 domain-containing protein — MWQMIGVVVTLSVVYLFTQNIGITASIGALEVFFKIILYYLHERLWDGIEWGKTKSGQ, encoded by the coding sequence ATGTGGCAGATGATCGGAGTGGTCGTTACGCTTTCAGTTGTGTATTTATTTACTCAAAATATTGGAATCACAGCAAGTATCGGTGCCCTTGAAGTTTTTTTTAAGATCATTCTGTATTATCTGCATGAAAGACTATGGGACGGAATTGAATGGGGAAAAACAAAAAGCGGACAATAG
- a CDS encoding 50S ribosomal protein L25 has translation MLTLEAQKRNIKTDKNETLREKGFIPAVLYGKKTPSTPITLSQKQFLSIWKDAGESTVVSVKTPEGEFEALIHDIDIDPVTDLPRHADFYVFEKGKKIDVDVPLEFVGTSTAVKELGGVLVKVLYEVHIEALPKDLPHSIEVDISSLSNFGSQITAKDIVLPAGVTLQENPEEVIVLVDEPKEEVIEETPMDISEIEVEKKGKEAKEGEEEAVEGETPAVAEKSEKKSDKKG, from the coding sequence ATGTTGACGTTGGAAGCACAAAAAAGAAATATCAAAACGGATAAAAATGAAACTCTCAGAGAAAAGGGTTTTATTCCGGCTGTCCTGTATGGTAAGAAAACACCCTCAACACCAATTACCCTTTCCCAGAAACAATTTCTTTCCATTTGGAAGGATGCTGGTGAGTCCACTGTTGTGTCCGTGAAAACTCCCGAAGGGGAATTTGAAGCTCTCATACACGATATTGATATAGATCCGGTAACGGACTTACCCCGCCACGCCGATTTTTACGTTTTTGAAAAAGGCAAAAAAATCGACGTTGATGTACCGCTTGAATTTGTCGGTACTTCCACTGCCGTTAAGGAACTCGGAGGCGTCTTGGTTAAGGTCTTATATGAGGTACATATTGAAGCTCTTCCGAAAGATTTGCCGCACAGTATAGAAGTCGACATTTCTTCTCTTTCGAATTTTGGAAGCCAAATAACCGCGAAAGACATCGTTCTTCCCGCCGGAGTCACCCTTCAAGAAAACCCGGAAGAAGTGATTGTTCTCGTGGATGAACCCAAGGAAGAGGTGATTGAAGAAACCCCGATGGATATTTCAGAAATTGAAGTTGAAAAGAAAGGAAAGGAAGCCAAGGAAGGCGAGGAAGAAGCCGTTGAAGGTGAAACCCCGGCTGTTGCCGAAAAGTCCGAAAAAAAGTCTGACAAAAAAGGGTAA
- a CDS encoding S-adenosylmethionine decarboxylase: MNNEFWGYHLILDCAQGDRSKVSDKKTIKAFIEKLVPSIGMKAYGEPMIEHFATHAPKAAGYSLVQLIETSAVTGHFSDMTGDFYLDVFSCKQFDSKKAQEVVNLYFAPQQMRVTFLTRQA; this comes from the coding sequence ATGAACAATGAATTCTGGGGTTACCATCTAATTTTAGATTGTGCGCAGGGCGACAGGTCTAAAGTGTCGGACAAGAAAACAATAAAAGCCTTTATTGAGAAGTTGGTTCCATCCATAGGCATGAAGGCCTACGGTGAGCCGATGATTGAGCATTTTGCCACACATGCCCCCAAAGCAGCAGGGTATTCTTTGGTGCAGTTGATAGAGACAAGCGCAGTGACAGGGCACTTTTCCGATATGACCGGTGATTTTTATCTTGATGTTTTTTCTTGCAAACAGTTTGACTCAAAAAAAGCACAAGAAGTCGTCAATCTTTATTTCGCGCCGCAACAAATGCGTGTAACTTTTTTGACAAGGCAAGCATGA
- a CDS encoding DUF192 domain-containing protein: MSISRLTVFSLIILFFSFLVFLFFSNPVQAPTLTTISIGSAEINVEIARSTEELLRGLSGRKNIDGGMWFIFPKDDYYGIWMKEMLFPLDIIWVGNDFTIVHIEENISPDSFPHTFKPSVKARYVLEVPAGFAAQHGVQKGTAVEFFER; this comes from the coding sequence ATGAGTATCTCCCGTCTTACGGTGTTTTCTCTGATAATCCTGTTTTTTTCTTTTCTTGTTTTCCTGTTTTTCTCCAATCCGGTACAGGCCCCGACTTTAACAACGATTTCTATCGGTTCCGCGGAAATTAACGTGGAAATCGCACGCAGTACCGAAGAGCTTCTGCGGGGACTTTCGGGGAGAAAAAACATAGACGGGGGAATGTGGTTTATTTTTCCCAAAGACGACTACTACGGCATCTGGATGAAAGAAATGCTTTTCCCCTTGGATATTATTTGGGTAGGGAATGACTTTACCATTGTCCATATTGAAGAAAACATTTCTCCCGACTCGTTCCCTCACACATTCAAACCGTCAGTCAAAGCGCGCTATGTACTCGAAGTTCCCGCCGGTTTTGCGGCTCAACACGGGGTGCAAAAGGGAACCGCTGTGGAATTTTTTGAGAGGTAG
- a CDS encoding transketolase C-terminal domain-containing protein — translation MLNPDLKLNVKMFDKDVEQIPIRKGFGEGLLAAGEADTRVVGLCADLTESTQMHFFRNKFPERFVQIGVAEQNLATVASGMAAMGKIPFISSYAMFSPGRNWEQIRTTICYNDRNVKIAGSHAGISVGPDGGTHQAIEDIALTRVIPRLTVISPCDALEAKKATLIAAQIDGPVYIRLAREKTPVITTKETPFILGRAQTYFVPKHGNDAVVGIVATGALLHSVLQAAKFLEEKEGADVKVINLSTVKPLDEDSIALLAEETGALVTVEEHQIRGGMGSAVAESVSKHHPVPIEFVGVDDHFGQSGTPEELIKHYGMDTESIIKAVRKVIKRKK, via the coding sequence ATGCTTAATCCCGATTTAAAACTTAATGTAAAAATGTTCGATAAAGATGTCGAACAAATTCCCATCCGAAAAGGATTTGGAGAGGGACTTTTAGCCGCGGGAGAAGCCGACACTCGTGTGGTCGGTTTGTGCGCGGACCTCACGGAATCAACTCAAATGCATTTTTTCAGAAATAAATTTCCCGAACGATTTGTTCAGATCGGTGTTGCGGAGCAAAACCTTGCCACCGTCGCATCGGGTATGGCGGCTATGGGAAAAATTCCTTTTATAAGTTCCTACGCAATGTTTTCACCTGGACGAAATTGGGAACAAATCAGAACGACTATCTGCTATAACGACCGCAACGTAAAAATTGCCGGCTCGCACGCGGGCATATCGGTGGGTCCTGATGGCGGTACGCACCAGGCAATAGAAGACATTGCCTTAACGCGTGTTATTCCTCGTCTTACCGTTATTTCTCCGTGCGATGCGCTGGAAGCGAAAAAGGCCACTTTGATTGCGGCGCAGATTGACGGTCCGGTGTATATCCGTCTTGCGCGCGAAAAAACTCCCGTTATCACCACCAAGGAAACCCCCTTTATTCTTGGGCGCGCTCAAACTTATTTTGTCCCCAAACACGGAAACGATGCCGTTGTCGGAATCGTTGCGACGGGAGCACTTTTGCATAGCGTGCTGCAGGCGGCAAAATTTCTTGAAGAGAAAGAGGGGGCTGACGTAAAAGTAATAAACCTCTCAACCGTTAAACCGCTTGATGAGGACAGTATCGCTCTTTTGGCTGAGGAAACGGGCGCACTTGTTACCGTTGAAGAACACCAGATACGCGGGGGTATGGGGAGCGCTGTTGCGGAATCCGTTTCAAAACATCATCCCGTCCCTATTGAATTCGTGGGCGTCGACGATCATTTCGGTCAATCGGGCACTCCCGAAGAGCTGATTAAGCATTATGGGATGGATACCGAATCGATAATAAAAGCCGTCCGCAAAGTGATTAAGCGTAAAAAATAA
- a CDS encoding RpiB/LacA/LacB family sugar-phosphate isomerase, with protein MKIALATDHAGFELKEKLKLVLENEGHTITDCGAFELNKEDDYPEYIAPAAQALVGGTVDRAIILGGSGEGEAMVANRFQGVRAVVYYGGNDSIIRLSREHNDANVLSLGARFLSEEEARIAVLTWLALPGPTEERHIRRVRKVDGIVSH; from the coding sequence ATGAAAATTGCTCTCGCAACCGATCACGCCGGTTTTGAACTTAAAGAAAAACTCAAATTGGTTCTTGAAAATGAGGGGCACACAATTACCGATTGCGGGGCGTTTGAGTTGAATAAAGAAGACGATTATCCGGAATACATCGCTCCCGCGGCCCAAGCGCTTGTGGGCGGCACAGTGGACCGCGCGATCATTCTCGGGGGTTCCGGGGAAGGCGAGGCAATGGTTGCCAATCGTTTTCAGGGAGTCCGAGCAGTGGTTTATTACGGAGGCAATGATTCCATAATCAGATTAAGCCGTGAGCATAATGATGCGAATGTTCTTTCTCTCGGTGCCCGCTTTCTTTCCGAAGAAGAAGCGCGGATAGCGGTACTCACATGGCTCGCACTTCCGGGACCGACCGAAGAACGCCACATTCGCCGTGTAAGAAAGGTTGACGGCATTGTTTCTCATTAA